The following proteins are co-located in the Telopea speciosissima isolate NSW1024214 ecotype Mountain lineage chromosome 9, Tspe_v1, whole genome shotgun sequence genome:
- the LOC122639602 gene encoding protein CUP-SHAPED COTYLEDON 2, with translation MENYQLFDNSDPHLPPGFRFHPTDEELITYYLVKKVLDSSFTGRAIAEVDLNKCEPWELPEKAKMGEKEWYFFSLRDRKYPTGLRTNRATEAGYWKATGKDREIYSSRTSALVGMKKTLVFYRGRAPKGEKSNWVMHEYRLEGKLSYHYLSRSSRDEWVISRVFQKTVAIGGGGSGSSSNGSKKNRLSSTANLCQDVGSPSSSSLPPLLDSSPYTVNDRESCFYESESAREHVPCFSTVAASAAAAAAVPYMNHQLPLVLGSSASSLISPTDNPARFGRYEGLSGFPSLRSLQENLQFPFFFSQVAPEGAIPVSNHQNGLNMCSSGVNWTECEPQKMETSRLPVGATELDCMWSY, from the exons ATGGAAAACTACCAACTTTTTGACAACAGTGACCCACATTTGCCTCCTGGCTTTCGATTCCATCCAACCGACGAAGAGCTCATCACTTACTATCTTGTTAAGAAGGTTCTTGACAGTAGCTTCACAGGCAGAGCTATTGCTGAGGTTGATCTGAACAAATGTGAACCTTGGGAGCTTCCag AGAAAGCAAAGATGGGTGAGAAAGAGTGGTACTTCTTTAGTCTCCGAGACCGAAAGTACCCAACTGGGCTTCGAACAAACAGAGCCACTGAAGCTGGTTACTGGAAAGCAACTGGGAAGGATAGAGAGATTTACAGCTCAAGAACTTCTGCACTTGTGGGTATGAAGAAAACTTTGGTTTTCTATCGTGGTAGAGCTCCAAAGGGTGAGAAAAGCAACTGGGTCATGCATGAATATCGCCTTGAAGGGAAACTAtcgtaccattacctctcccgAAGCTCCAGG GATGAGTGGGTGATCTCCCGTGTGTTTCAAAAGACTGTAGccattggtggtggtggtagtggaaGTAGCAGTAATGGAAGCAAGAAGAATCGTCTCTCTTCCACTGCAAATCTTTGCCAGGATGTTGGGTCTCCATCATCGTCGTCGCTTCCGCCACTGCTCGATTCGTCTCCCTACACGGTAAATGACCGAGAGAGTTGCTTTTATGAGAGCGAAAGCGCAAGGGAGCACGTGCCCTGTTTCTCCACCGTAgctgcttctgctgctgctgctgctgctgtaccTTATATGAATCATCAGCTCCCATTGGTTCTTGGGTCATCTGCTTCGTCGCTCATCTCTCCTACAGACAACCCTGCACGGTTTGGGAGGTACGAGGGACTCTCGGGGTTCCCAAGCTTGAGATCTTTGCAGGAAAATCTAcagtttcctttcttcttctctcaagtGGCGCCGGAGGGTGCCATACCGGTCTCCAACCACCAAAATGGGCTTAACATGTGCAGCTCCGGTGTCAATTGGACAGAATGTGAACCTCAGAAGATGGAGACAAGCAGGTTGCCAGTGGGGGCCACCGAGCTTGATTGCATGTGGAGTTACTGA